A genomic segment from Aegilops tauschii subsp. strangulata cultivar AL8/78 chromosome 1, Aet v6.0, whole genome shotgun sequence encodes:
- the LOC109774223 gene encoding LOW QUALITY PROTEIN: serpin-ZXA (The sequence of the model RefSeq protein was modified relative to this genomic sequence to represent the inferred CDS: substituted 1 base at 1 genomic stop codon), giving the protein MAAADPVRDGQTALALRLVKHLAAADADAAAKNVAFSPVSIHAGLALVAAGAGGATRAQLLSFLGAPTADGLAAFGRLVADRVLADKAGSGGPRVLFGGGVWIDASRGGLNEAFKEVAAKSYKSETRTVSFIDEPEEAVXTINRWVKKATNNLIDSMISRSDITADANLVLANAVYFKGSWLNPFNVCHTSSGKFHRLDGSHVEAAFMYELKTMSISCMDGFKVLKLPYGPEGEYEPAPEGLPYKIYRGPRASSVKTPLGDDATQFSMFVFLPDERDGMATMVDVITAAPGYLYSVLPTETKLVQINLPKFEVSLDWDLGSDLRRLGLTLPFSRKVGDLRGMYKKDDGRPTFLTKVAHKAIIKVNEEGTEAAAVMTALSGGGPMPDHVEFIADHPFTFIIMEERSGVIVFAGHVLDPTCK; this is encoded by the exons ATGGCCGCCGCCGACCCAGTCCGCGACGGGCAGACGGCCCTCGCGCTCCGCCTCGTCAAGCACCTCGCGGCCGCGGACGCGGACGCCGCCGCTAAGAACGTCGCGTTCTCGCCCGTATCCATCCACGCTGGCCTCGCGCTGGTGGCCGCGGGTGCGGGCGGCGCCACGCGGGCCCAGCTGCTCAGCTTCCTCGGCGCGCCGACGGCGGACGGCCTCGCTGCCTTCGGTCGCCTCGTCGCCGACCGCGTCCTGGCCGACAAGGCGGGCTCTGGCGGGCCGCGCGTGCtcttcggcggcggcgtctgGATCGACGCCTCGCGCGGCGGGCTCAATGAGGCGTTCAAGGAGGTCGCCGCCAAGTCCTACAAGTCCGAGACCCGCACCGTCAGCTTCATCGATGAG CCGGAGGAAGCAGTGTAGACGATCAACCGCTGGGTGAAGAAGGCGACCAACAACCTCATCGACTCCATGATCTCACGCAGCGACATCACCGCCGACGCCAACCTCGTGCTCGCCAACGCGGTCTACTTCAAGGGCAGCTGGCTCAATCCCTTCAACGTTTGCCACACGTCATCGGGCAAATTCCACCGGCTTGATGGGAGCCACGTCGAGGCAGCGTTCATGTACGAGCTCAAGACCATGTCCATCTCGTGCATGGACGGCTTCAAGGTCCTCAAGCTCCCCTACGGCCCGGAGGGGGAATATGAACCGGCGCCAGAGGGGCTTCCCTACAAGATCTACCGTGGCCCACGGGCCAGCTCCGTCAAGACGCCTCTGGGCGACGACGCCACCCAGTTCTCCATGTTTGTCTTCCTCCCGGACGAGCGCGACGGCATGGCCACCATGGTGGACGTGATCACCGCGGCACCTGGGTACCTCTACAGCGTCCTGCCCACGGAAACCAAGCTAGTCCAAATCAACCTCCCCAAGTTCGAGGTGTCATTGGACTGGGACCTTGGGAGTGACCTCCGTCGACTAGGCCTCACGCTGCCCTTCTCGCGGAAGGTCGGCGACCTGCGAGGCATGTACAAGAAGGACGACGGGCGGCCGACCTTCCTGACCAAGGTTGCGCACAAGGCGATCATCAAGGTGAATGAGGAAGGGACCGAGGCGGCTGCGGTCATGACGGCCTTGAGTGGCGGCGGACCAATGCCGGACCATGTGGAGTTCATCGCTGACCATCCGTTCACGTTCATCATCATGGAGGAGCGCTCAGGGGTGATCGTGTTCGCCGGCCACGTCCTCGACCCTACCTGCAAGTGA
- the LOC109774219 gene encoding bifunctional protein FolD 2, translating into MAQIIDGKAIAAEIRREIGAEVAVLSSAHNIVPGLAVVIVGSRKDSQTYVQMKRKACAEVGIRSFDVDLPEDISEAALVAEVHRLNADPAVHGILVQLPLPKHINEENILNQISIEKDVDGFHPLNIGKLAMKGRDPLFVPCTPKGCMELLSRSGVTVKGKHAVVVGRSNIVGLPVSLLLLKADATVSIVHSRTPNPETIVRQADIVIAAAGQAMMIKGDWIKPGAAVIDVGTNSIDDPTRKSGYRLVGDVDFSEASKVAGHLTPVPGGVGPMTVVMLLKNTVDGAKRGIVS; encoded by the exons ATGGCGCAAATCATCGACGGCAAGGCCATCGCCGCCGAAATCAGGCGCGAGATCGGCGCCGAGGTCGCCGTGCTCTCGTCCGCCCACAACATC GTGCCGGGGCTGGCGGTGGTGATCGTGGGGAGCAGGAAGGACTCGCAGACGTACGTGCAGATGAAGCGCAAGGCCTGCGCCGAGGTCGGCATCCGCTCCTTCGACGTCGACCTCCCCGAGGACATCTCCGAGGCCGCGCTCGTCGCCGAGGTCCACCGCCTCAACGCCGACCCCGCCGTCCACG GAATTCTTGTTCAGCTTCCATTGCCCAAGCATATCAACGAAGAAAATATCTTAAACCAGATCTCCATTGAGAAAGATGTCGACGGCTTTCATCCTTTGAACATTGGCAAGCTCGCAATGAAAGGCAGAGATCCACTGTTCGTACCTTGCACGCCAAAG GGATGCATGGAGCTCCTGTCACGAAGTGGCGTCACTGTAAAAGGAAAACACGCAGTTGTGGTTGGGCGTAGCAACATCGTGGGTTTACCAGTATCCCTTCTCCTGCTGAAAGCGGACGCGACCGTGTCGATCGTGCATTCACGGACCCCAAATCCCGAAACAATTGTCCGTCAAGCAGACATTGTCATTGCAGCAGCTGGCCAGGCCATGATG ATCAAGGGAGACTGGATCAAACCAGGCGCGGCGGTCATAGACGTCGGGACAAACTCCATCGACGACCCAACCAGGAAGTCTGGGTACAGACTCGTTGGCGATGTGGATTTCTCGGAGGCGAGCAAGGTCGCGGGTCACCTGACTCCGGTCCCCGGAGGCGTCGGGCCGATGACCGTGGTGATGTTGCTGAAGAACACGGTGGACGGCGCCAAGAGGGGTATAGTCAGCTGA